One window from the genome of Schistocerca piceifrons isolate TAMUIC-IGC-003096 chromosome 1, iqSchPice1.1, whole genome shotgun sequence encodes:
- the LOC124797602 gene encoding thioredoxin domain-containing protein 17-like, with the protein MVTHHSAEGYDDFCGLIKRLEDSGQPIYVLFSGSKDSDGKSWCPDCVEAEPVIDKVLKRSTLAIHFIHVGVGERAKWKDPNSPFRKDSRLLLTGVPTLLRWGARQRLVESECADEQLIEMILE; encoded by the exons ATGGTTACTCATCATAGCGCTGAAGGCTATGACGATTTTTGTGGGTTGATTAAGCGATTGGAAGACTCAGGACAACCGATATATGTTCTCTTTTCCGGCTCAAAGGATTCTGACGGAAAGAGCTGGTGTCCAGATTGTGTAGAAG CTGAACCTGTTATCGATAAGGTGCTCAAGAGGTCAACATTAGCCATTCACTTTATTCATGTTGGCGTTGGTGAAAGAGCAAA GTGGAAGGATCCGAACAGTCCATTCAGGAAAGACTCCAGACTTCTGCTCACAGGTGTCCCAACTCTCCTGCGTTGGGGTGCACGGCAACGGCTGGTGGAATCAGAATGTGCTGatgaacaattaattgaaatgatTTTGGAGTAA